In a single window of the Helicobacter felis ATCC 49179 genome:
- a CDS encoding type II asparaginase, whose translation MLSRFLFLIILGVCWMVAKPNLYVLATGGTIAGSSSSALSSAYKSGSLSVDTLVGAIPQAKKLANLKAEQISNIGSQEMNNEVWLKLARRVQALLSKKEVDGVVITHGTDTMEETAYFLNLVIKSHKPIVMVGAMRNADSLSADGPLNLYNAIALASNPQSKGKGVLVLMDDSIHAAREVSKTHTTGVSTFKSLNSGPLGQVLYGHVRFYMQSLRKHTLESAFDIAKIHDLPRVDIVYSHANDHADFVQSALEHGAKGIVSAGMGNGNIYPAVLEALAHAVKKGVVVVRSSRVGSGFVTNPGEINDSQYGFVTSDNLNPQKARVLLMLALSQTHDPQKIQHYFDTH comes from the coding sequence ATGCTAAGTAGATTTTTATTTTTAATCATTTTGGGAGTGTGTTGGATGGTCGCTAAACCTAATTTATATGTGTTGGCTACAGGGGGAACAATCGCTGGAAGTTCTTCAAGCGCGCTTAGTAGTGCTTATAAATCTGGATCGTTGAGTGTGGATACCCTCGTGGGTGCTATCCCGCAGGCTAAAAAGTTGGCTAATCTTAAAGCCGAGCAGATAAGCAACATCGGGTCTCAGGAAATGAATAATGAGGTTTGGCTTAAGTTGGCTAGGCGCGTGCAAGCCCTCCTCTCTAAAAAAGAGGTCGATGGGGTGGTGATCACACATGGCACGGACACGATGGAAGAAACCGCCTATTTCCTCAACCTTGTGATCAAAAGCCATAAACCCATTGTGATGGTAGGGGCGATGCGCAATGCGGATTCTTTAAGCGCAGATGGACCTCTCAATCTTTACAACGCCATCGCGCTAGCTAGTAATCCGCAATCCAAAGGCAAGGGAGTGTTGGTTTTGATGGATGATAGCATCCATGCCGCTAGAGAAGTGAGCAAAACCCACACGACAGGAGTGAGCACTTTTAAATCGCTCAATAGCGGACCTCTAGGCCAAGTGCTCTATGGACATGTGCGCTTTTATATGCAATCTTTGCGCAAGCACACTTTAGAGAGCGCGTTTGACATTGCTAAAATCCACGATTTGCCCCGTGTGGATATTGTCTACAGCCATGCTAACGACCATGCGGATTTTGTGCAAAGCGCGCTTGAACATGGAGCTAAAGGAATTGTGAGCGCGGGGATGGGCAATGGAAACATTTATCCTGCTGTGTTGGAGGCGTTAGCCCACGCGGTTAAAAAGGGCGTGGTAGTGGTGCGCTCTTCTCGTGTGGGAAGTGGCTTTGTTACTAATCCGGGCGAAATCAATGATTCTCAATACGGGTTTGTAACTAGCGATAATCTCAATCCTCAAAAAGCTAGGGTGCTTTTGATGCTAGCTTTAAGCCAAACCCATGACCCTCAAAAAATCCAGCATTATTTTGATACACATTGA
- a CDS encoding cytochrome-c peroxidase, whose protein sequence is MSVGLCAALYAKPSHHTISAQELIKKALDANLMPMPTGKVLDKYLKDKVRDLGLSYKGAVLTKAQIELGKMLYLDPRISTSYLISCNTCHNLGMAGVDTVSRAVGEGWKPNPHFLNSPTVYNSVFNAVQFWDGRVAHLDDQAKGPISNPVEMNADPKVVEAKINSMPGYVKAFKRAYGNNVKIDLNLITDTIAMFEATLNTPSRFDDFLRGNVKALSPKEQEGLSLFLEKGCAGCHNGINLGGTMQPFQVAAPYEFANVGDFKGDKNGMVKVPTLRNILETMPYFHNGQYWNVKDAIKAMGAVQLGIQISDSDAQKIAVFFGALTGKKPTITYPQLPTIANNTPKPEGIMEQESQSAKPSKSTKSTTH, encoded by the coding sequence ATGTCTGTAGGTCTGTGCGCTGCCCTTTATGCTAAGCCAAGCCACCATACCATAAGTGCGCAAGAATTGATTAAGAAAGCCCTAGACGCTAATCTTATGCCCATGCCAACAGGCAAGGTTTTAGATAAATATCTCAAAGATAAGGTGCGCGACTTAGGTCTTTCTTATAAGGGTGCTGTGCTCACTAAGGCGCAAATTGAGTTAGGAAAAATGCTCTACCTAGACCCTAGAATTTCTACTTCTTATCTTATTTCTTGCAACACATGCCATAACTTAGGCATGGCAGGGGTAGATACTGTATCACGAGCTGTAGGAGAGGGCTGGAAACCTAACCCCCATTTTTTAAATTCCCCCACCGTGTATAATTCCGTCTTTAATGCGGTGCAGTTTTGGGATGGGCGTGTGGCACACCTAGACGATCAGGCTAAAGGCCCCATCAGCAACCCGGTAGAAATGAATGCCGATCCTAAAGTTGTGGAAGCTAAGATCAATTCTATGCCCGGCTATGTCAAAGCCTTTAAACGCGCCTATGGCAACAATGTTAAAATCGATCTTAACTTGATCACAGATACGATTGCTATGTTTGAAGCCACACTCAACACCCCTAGCCGTTTTGACGACTTTTTGCGGGGCAATGTCAAAGCACTAAGTCCTAAAGAACAAGAGGGCTTGTCTTTATTCCTAGAAAAGGGCTGTGCAGGTTGCCACAATGGAATCAACTTAGGAGGCACTATGCAACCTTTCCAAGTGGCTGCCCCTTATGAATTTGCCAATGTGGGGGATTTCAAGGGAGATAAAAACGGCATGGTCAAAGTGCCTACCTTGCGCAATATCTTAGAAACCATGCCCTATTTCCATAATGGACAATATTGGAATGTCAAGGATGCGATCAAGGCCATGGGTGCTGTACAACTAGGAATCCAAATCAGTGATAGCGATGCGCAAAAAATCGCTGTCTTCTTTGGTGCTCTCACGGGTAAAAAACCTACCATCACCTACCCTCAATTACCCACCATCGCTAACAACACCCCTAAACCTGAGGGCATTATGGAGCAAGAGAGTCAATCGGCTAAACCTAGCAAATCTACCAAATCCACCACCCACTAA
- the rpmB gene encoding 50S ribosomal protein L28: MARRCDLSLKGPMVGNHVSHANNKSKRRLLPNLRTIRITLEDGTKQKIRVAASTLRTMRKSQ; encoded by the coding sequence ATGGCACGAAGATGTGATTTAAGTTTAAAAGGCCCTATGGTAGGCAACCATGTAAGCCATGCAAACAATAAAAGCAAGAGGCGTTTACTCCCTAATTTGCGCACCATTCGCATTACCCTAGAAGATGGCACAAAACAAAAGATTCGCGTTGCTGCTTCCACCTTAAGGACCATGCGCAAAAGTCAGTAG
- a CDS encoding potassium channel family protein: protein MFNFKALFKKTPPKESATRQINAEIYSHFKLFAPPLVLIQLFILLGTLGYLCLENYSLMQAFFQTAYTFTATGFGALDESKFGTWSIFLSVLIMFCGEALMTFTVAVLIGVINKGVLAKLIREKKMIYKIAHLTKHYVICYHNEYTIELAKQFRNAQIPFVVVDDNPDFEEQAIKHKYPYYIVGDPHTNLSMLKTNLSSAKGVVTFSKTFSVNIALIANVRLLEKELGRKPYYIIASAHNDEDLEKLKKLGADSVVSPTKLMAQRVSAMAIRPDMENILENFIYKKDTLLDLEEVIVPKESWLVQRKLKEAHFREIAKIFVIGIIQKDGRYIPMPEGDTIVASEAKLLVIGTSEGVTKSKNLVLQHQRPREVDYVAL from the coding sequence ATGTTTAATTTCAAGGCACTTTTCAAGAAAACACCCCCTAAGGAGAGTGCCACCCGCCAAATCAACGCCGAGATTTACTCTCATTTTAAACTTTTTGCCCCGCCTTTAGTTCTCATTCAGCTTTTTATCCTCTTGGGCACTTTGGGCTATCTATGCTTAGAAAATTATTCTCTCATGCAGGCCTTTTTCCAAACAGCCTACACTTTCACGGCGACAGGGTTTGGGGCTTTGGATGAAAGTAAATTTGGCACTTGGAGTATTTTTCTAAGCGTTTTGATCATGTTTTGTGGGGAAGCATTGATGACCTTTACGGTCGCCGTGCTCATTGGGGTGATCAACAAGGGGGTCTTAGCTAAACTCATTCGGGAGAAAAAGATGATTTATAAAATTGCCCATCTCACCAAACACTATGTCATCTGTTACCACAACGAATACACCATTGAACTTGCCAAGCAATTTAGAAACGCCCAAATTCCCTTTGTGGTAGTGGATGACAATCCAGACTTTGAAGAACAGGCCATCAAGCACAAATACCCTTACTACATTGTGGGTGATCCCCACACCAATTTGAGCATGCTCAAAACCAATCTGAGTAGCGCTAAGGGCGTGGTTACCTTTTCTAAAACCTTTTCTGTCAATATTGCCCTAATCGCCAATGTGCGTCTGCTAGAAAAAGAGTTGGGGCGCAAACCTTATTACATCATTGCTAGCGCACACAATGATGAAGATTTGGAAAAACTCAAAAAACTAGGCGCGGATAGTGTGGTTTCGCCCACTAAATTAATGGCGCAACGCGTGAGCGCGATGGCAATTCGCCCGGATATGGAAAATATCCTAGAAAATTTTATTTACAAAAAAGACACCTTGCTAGACTTAGAAGAGGTAATTGTGCCCAAAGAGAGTTGGCTCGTGCAACGCAAGCTCAAAGAAGCGCATTTTAGAGAGATTGCTAAAATCTTTGTCATTGGAATTATCCAAAAGGACGGGCGTTATATTCCCATGCCAGAGGGCGATACCATTGTGGCTAGCGAGGCTAAATTATTGGTCATTGGCACTTCTGAGGGGGTTACCAAGTCTAAAAATCTCGTGCTCCAGCACCAACGCCCCAGAGAGGTAGACTATGTGGCGCTTTAA
- the queF gene encoding preQ(1) synthase, which produces MLENLSHLGSKTSYPTTYSPHLLEAFENPHPGQDIFTTLESEEFTSLCPITAQPDFARVRIAYIAHLKMVESKSLKLYLFSFRNEGVFGEDCVGKILNDLVALLEPKYLEVHAHFSARGGITITPFANYATPDYADFKRQRLLKI; this is translated from the coding sequence ATGCTTGAGAATTTGAGTCATTTAGGAAGCAAAACCAGTTATCCCACCACCTACAGCCCTCATCTGCTAGAAGCCTTTGAAAACCCCCACCCGGGGCAGGACATTTTTACCACCCTAGAGAGTGAGGAGTTTACCAGTCTGTGTCCCATCACCGCCCAGCCGGATTTTGCGCGCGTGCGTATTGCCTATATCGCGCATTTGAAAATGGTAGAGAGCAAATCGCTCAAACTCTATCTCTTTAGTTTCCGCAATGAGGGGGTTTTTGGGGAGGATTGCGTGGGCAAAATCCTAAACGACCTAGTCGCCCTCCTAGAGCCCAAATACCTAGAAGTGCACGCCCATTTTAGCGCGCGCGGAGGGATCACTATTACCCCCTTTGCTAACTACGCCACTCCTGATTATGCGGACTTCAAGCGCCAAAGATTGCTCAAAATTTAA
- the ileS gene encoding isoleucine--tRNA ligase codes for MQDYKDSLILPQTSFPMKANAIANAPKLYARWREQDVYTHMLGKRHDAPQSFILHDGPPYANGHLHIGHALNKILKDVIVKHQYFLGKKVEYVPGWDCHGLPIEQQVEKDYKASQHKLPAEQRHNLSPLEFRDRCYQHAYKFIGVQREEFLRLGVVGDYEKPYETYKYDFEASIYEMLCIAAQKGLLKQRFKPVYWSWACQSALAEAEVEYKDKQSDSIFVCFPLQEESAQKIAQEAHFSTQESPKTFSLVIWTTTPWTLAANVGIALKPKTTYAITSKGHIIALELAQKLLEQGILEGEIVGSCQSELLEKSLATNPLNQRDSVVLLGEHVSLEEGSGAVHTAPGHGEEDYHLCLQYDLEVLVPVDDYGRYNEEILHKKLLPKEFLGQHVLKIQPKIIELLGDYLLHHSTITHSYPHCWRTHEPILYRATTQWFIMMDVPFLQPDGSHKTLRQVALEAIEDVAFYPKQGKNRLKAMLEQRPDWCVSRQRNWGVPMAFFLNKQTQEPLLEEAVLKHIYNIFKEKGCNAWWEQSVEELLPAQFKHLAPNLEKNTHILDVWFDSGSTFKAVCEERLGVYPSDLVLEGSDQHRGWFQSSLLLSCIKHSRAPFKGVLTHGFTVDAKGHKMSKSKGNVFSLDEVLNTYGSDILRLWVVMNDYQDNLSVSHAFFAQTAEGYKKVRNTLRFLLANTAGLESLTPLQDLGLVDRWILALSSKVFSQVQEHFKQYDFVKGLQKLFAFIANDLSGIYMDICKDSLYCDAKNDPARRAIQTTMLHLAHHLSFALAPILTYTIEEVLEHASPLFKEVALIGSGVFDLQKPFLLEGTQAQSVLDQFERPLELRARFSEALDGLKKDKSVKTSLEVQIYLKDHKDLEFTHYDQWLMVSALSAWEGSAPEVLFENQDFVLARASLEKCPRCWRFLAPKEDLCGRCKEVLHA; via the coding sequence ATGCAAGATTATAAAGATAGTCTAATCCTCCCCCAAACTTCCTTCCCCATGAAAGCTAACGCTATTGCTAACGCTCCCAAGCTTTACGCGCGTTGGCGCGAGCAGGATGTTTATACCCATATGCTGGGCAAACGCCATGACGCGCCCCAAAGTTTCATCTTGCATGATGGTCCGCCCTATGCTAATGGACACTTGCACATCGGGCACGCGCTCAATAAAATCTTAAAAGATGTGATTGTCAAGCATCAATATTTTTTGGGTAAAAAAGTCGAATATGTACCCGGGTGGGATTGTCATGGTTTGCCCATTGAACAGCAGGTAGAAAAGGATTATAAAGCCTCCCAGCATAAACTCCCCGCCGAGCAACGCCACAATCTAAGCCCGCTAGAATTTCGCGATCGCTGTTATCAACACGCCTACAAGTTTATCGGTGTGCAAAGAGAGGAGTTTTTGCGCTTGGGTGTGGTGGGGGATTATGAAAAACCCTATGAAACCTACAAATACGATTTTGAGGCAAGCATTTATGAAATGCTCTGTATTGCCGCACAAAAAGGCTTGCTCAAACAACGCTTTAAGCCCGTTTATTGGAGCTGGGCGTGCCAGAGTGCGTTGGCTGAAGCCGAAGTAGAGTATAAAGACAAGCAATCCGATTCGATCTTTGTATGCTTCCCTCTACAAGAAGAAAGTGCACAAAAGATCGCCCAAGAAGCACATTTTAGCACGCAGGAGAGTCCTAAAACCTTTTCTCTTGTGATCTGGACCACGACCCCTTGGACACTCGCAGCCAATGTAGGCATCGCGCTCAAACCCAAAACCACTTATGCGATCACCTCTAAGGGGCATATCATTGCGCTAGAATTAGCCCAAAAACTGCTAGAACAGGGCATTTTAGAAGGGGAAATTGTGGGGAGTTGTCAAAGCGAGCTTTTAGAAAAAAGCCTAGCGACCAACCCTCTAAACCAACGCGATTCGGTGGTATTGCTGGGCGAGCATGTCAGTTTGGAGGAGGGGAGTGGGGCTGTGCACACCGCCCCCGGGCATGGTGAGGAAGACTATCATCTATGTCTGCAATATGACTTAGAGGTCTTAGTGCCTGTGGATGATTATGGGCGTTACAATGAAGAAATCTTGCATAAAAAACTCTTGCCCAAAGAGTTTTTAGGTCAGCATGTGCTCAAAATCCAGCCCAAAATTATCGAACTCTTGGGCGATTATCTCTTGCACCATAGCACCATCACCCACTCCTACCCGCATTGTTGGCGTACACACGAACCCATTTTATACCGCGCCACCACGCAATGGTTTATCATGATGGATGTGCCCTTTTTACAACCTGATGGTAGTCATAAAACCCTGCGCCAAGTCGCCCTAGAAGCGATTGAGGATGTCGCCTTTTACCCCAAACAAGGGAAAAACCGCCTCAAAGCTATGCTAGAGCAACGCCCCGATTGGTGTGTGAGCAGACAGCGCAACTGGGGCGTGCCCATGGCGTTTTTCTTAAATAAGCAAACCCAAGAGCCCCTACTAGAGGAAGCGGTCTTAAAGCATATCTACAACATCTTTAAAGAAAAGGGTTGTAATGCGTGGTGGGAGCAGAGCGTAGAGGAGCTTTTGCCCGCGCAGTTCAAACACCTAGCCCCCAATTTGGAGAAAAACACCCATATCTTAGATGTGTGGTTTGATAGCGGGAGCACTTTTAAGGCGGTGTGCGAAGAACGCTTGGGGGTCTATCCTAGCGATTTGGTGCTAGAGGGGAGCGATCAACACCGCGGATGGTTTCAAAGCTCTTTATTATTGAGCTGTATCAAGCATTCCCGCGCGCCCTTTAAAGGCGTGTTAACCCATGGCTTTACTGTGGACGCTAAAGGGCATAAGATGAGCAAATCTAAAGGAAATGTCTTTTCTTTGGACGAGGTGCTTAATACTTATGGCAGTGATATTTTGCGCCTATGGGTGGTGATGAATGACTACCAAGACAATTTGAGCGTCTCGCATGCTTTCTTTGCCCAGACTGCCGAAGGCTATAAAAAGGTGCGCAATACTTTACGCTTTTTGTTAGCCAACACAGCCGGGCTAGAGAGCTTAACCCCTCTGCAAGATTTAGGGTTAGTGGATCGCTGGATTTTAGCCCTAAGCTCTAAAGTCTTTAGCCAAGTGCAAGAACATTTTAAGCAATATGACTTTGTCAAAGGCTTGCAAAAACTCTTTGCCTTTATCGCCAACGATCTAAGCGGGATCTACATGGACATCTGCAAAGATAGCCTATACTGCGATGCCAAAAATGATCCTGCTAGGCGCGCGATTCAAACAACTATGTTGCACTTAGCCCACCATCTGAGTTTTGCGCTCGCGCCCATTCTCACTTATACCATTGAAGAGGTGTTAGAACACGCCAGCCCCTTATTTAAAGAGGTGGCTTTGATAGGGAGTGGGGTTTTTGATCTACAAAAACCCTTTTTATTAGAGGGAACGCAGGCTCAAAGCGTCTTAGATCAATTCGAGCGTCCCCTAGAACTGCGCGCGCGCTTTAGTGAGGCGTTGGACGGGCTAAAAAAAGATAAGAGCGTAAAAACCTCTTTGGAAGTGCAAATCTACTTGAAAGACCACAAGGATTTGGAGTTTACCCATTACGATCAATGGCTCATGGTGAGCGCACTCAGCGCATGGGAGGGAAGCGCGCCAGAGGTGTTGTTTGAAAATCAAGATTTTGTTTTAGCGCGCGCCTCTTTGGAAAAATGCCCGCGTTGTTGGCGTTTTTTAGCCCCTAAAGAGGATCTTTGTGGGCGTTGTAAAGAAGTCTTGCATGCTTGA
- a CDS encoding RNA-binding S4 domain-containing protein, which translates to MRIDKFLNATNITKRRAVALDMLKEGVVSLNGIPVKPSKEVKVGDVIKLIYLDRTKSYRVLAIPTLKTIPKAQSHLYVQELE; encoded by the coding sequence ATGCGTATTGACAAATTTTTAAATGCTACCAATATCACCAAGAGGCGCGCGGTCGCGTTAGACATGCTTAAAGAGGGTGTAGTTTCCTTAAATGGGATACCGGTTAAGCCGAGCAAAGAGGTCAAAGTAGGCGATGTGATTAAGCTTATTTATCTAGATCGCACTAAGTCTTACCGCGTGCTGGCTATTCCCACACTTAAAACTATTCCCAAAGCCCAAAGCCATTTGTATGTGCAAGAACTAGAATAA
- the fusA gene encoding elongation factor G translates to MARKTPLEKIRNIGIAAHIDAGKTTTSERILFYTGVSHKIGEVHDGAATMDWMEQEKERGITITSAATTCFWQDHQINLIDTPGHVDFTIEVERSMRVLDGAVAVFCSVGGVQPQSETVWRQANKYGVPRIVFVNKMDRIGANFYNVENQIKERLKANPIPINIPIGAEDTFQGVIDLVAMKAIVWNNEAMGAKYDVQEIPSDLQAKAQEYRDKLLEAVAEQDEALMEKYLGGETLSVEEIKHGIKVGCLNMALIPMLCGSSFKNKGVQTLLDAVIDYLPAPTEVADIKGVDPKNEEEIKVQSSDEGDFAGLAFKIMTDPFVGQLTFVRVYRGKLESGSYIYNSTKDKKERVGRLLKMHSNKREDIKEVYAGEICAFVGLKDTLTGDTLCHEKSPVVLERMEFPEPVIHIAVEPKTKADQEKMGVALGKLAEEDPSFRVMTQEETGQTLIGGMGELHLEIIVDRLKREFKVEAEVGQPQVAFRETIRSEVQKEHKYAKQSGGRGQYGHVFIKLEPKEPGSGYEFVNQISGGVIPKEYIPAVDKGIQEAMQSGVLAGYPVVDFKVTLYDGSYHEVDSSEMAFKIAGSMAFKEACRAANPVLLEPMMKVEVEVPEEYMGDVIGDLNRRRGQINAMEDRLGLKIVNAFVPLVEMFGYSTDLRSATQGRGTYSMEFDHYGEVPANIAKEIVEKRKG, encoded by the coding sequence ATGGCACGCAAAACTCCTTTAGAAAAGATTAGAAATATCGGGATTGCCGCCCATATCGATGCAGGCAAGACCACTACCTCTGAGCGTATTTTGTTTTACACTGGGGTCAGCCACAAAATCGGCGAGGTGCACGATGGCGCAGCCACAATGGACTGGATGGAACAAGAAAAAGAACGCGGGATTACCATCACTTCAGCCGCTACGACTTGTTTTTGGCAGGATCATCAAATTAACTTGATCGACACCCCCGGACACGTGGATTTTACTATCGAAGTAGAACGCTCCATGCGTGTGCTCGATGGTGCAGTGGCGGTGTTTTGCTCGGTAGGAGGGGTGCAACCCCAGAGTGAGACCGTGTGGCGGCAGGCGAATAAATACGGCGTGCCCCGTATCGTATTTGTCAACAAGATGGATCGTATTGGGGCTAATTTCTACAATGTAGAAAATCAAATTAAAGAACGCTTGAAAGCTAACCCTATACCCATTAATATCCCCATTGGTGCAGAAGATACTTTTCAGGGCGTGATCGATTTGGTCGCCATGAAAGCCATCGTGTGGAACAATGAGGCGATGGGAGCTAAGTACGATGTGCAAGAGATTCCCTCAGATCTACAGGCTAAAGCTCAAGAATACCGCGACAAACTCCTAGAAGCGGTGGCTGAACAAGACGAAGCTTTGATGGAAAAATATTTGGGTGGAGAGACTTTGAGCGTAGAAGAGATTAAGCATGGCATCAAGGTTGGGTGCTTGAACATGGCTCTTATTCCTATGCTCTGTGGTTCTTCTTTTAAGAATAAAGGCGTGCAAACTCTGCTAGATGCTGTGATTGACTACTTGCCTGCTCCTACAGAGGTCGCTGATATTAAAGGCGTGGACCCCAAGAATGAAGAAGAGATCAAAGTGCAGTCCAGTGATGAGGGCGATTTTGCCGGCTTGGCGTTTAAAATCATGACTGACCCCTTTGTCGGACAGCTTACCTTTGTGCGCGTGTATCGCGGGAAGCTCGAATCAGGGAGCTATATCTATAACTCCACTAAGGATAAAAAAGAGCGTGTAGGTCGTTTGCTCAAAATGCACTCCAATAAACGCGAGGATATTAAAGAGGTCTATGCGGGCGAAATTTGTGCTTTTGTAGGGCTTAAGGATACCTTGACTGGGGACACACTTTGCCATGAAAAAAGCCCTGTGGTGCTAGAACGCATGGAATTCCCTGAGCCTGTGATTCATATCGCTGTTGAGCCTAAAACTAAGGCCGATCAAGAAAAAATGGGTGTGGCTTTGGGCAAACTTGCCGAAGAAGACCCCAGCTTTAGAGTGATGACTCAAGAGGAAACCGGGCAGACTTTGATTGGGGGAATGGGCGAGTTGCACCTAGAAATTATCGTAGATCGCCTCAAAAGAGAGTTTAAAGTTGAGGCAGAAGTGGGACAACCTCAAGTAGCCTTTAGGGAGACTATCCGCTCTGAAGTGCAAAAAGAACATAAATATGCTAAACAATCTGGTGGGCGTGGGCAATATGGGCATGTCTTTATCAAGCTTGAACCCAAAGAACCCGGAAGTGGCTATGAGTTTGTCAATCAAATTAGCGGGGGCGTGATTCCTAAGGAGTATATCCCTGCAGTGGATAAGGGTATCCAAGAAGCGATGCAGAGTGGGGTTTTAGCAGGTTATCCGGTTGTAGATTTTAAAGTAACCCTATATGATGGGAGCTACCACGAAGTGGACTCTTCAGAGATGGCCTTTAAAATCGCGGGTTCTATGGCTTTTAAAGAGGCCTGCAGGGCAGCTAATCCCGTGCTTTTAGAACCAATGATGAAAGTAGAGGTCGAAGTGCCTGAAGAGTATATGGGCGATGTGATCGGAGATTTGAATCGCCGCAGAGGGCAAATTAACGCGATGGAAGATCGCTTAGGACTTAAAATCGTAAATGCCTTTGTGCCCTTAGTAGAGATGTTTGGTTATTCCACAGATTTACGCTCGGCTACTCAGGGGCGCGGGACCTATTCGATGGAGTTTGATCACTATGGCGAAGTTCCTGCTAATATCGCTAAGGAAATCGTAGAAAAACGCAAGGGTTAG
- the rpsG gene encoding 30S ribosomal protein S7 produces MRRKKAPVREVLGDPVYNSKVITKFINKMMYDGKRSVAEKIIYAALNKVEEKSGEKGIEVFEKALENVKPLLEVRSRRVGGATYQVPVEVRPARQQSLSIRWILEATRKRNERMMVDKLANELLDAASDKGAAFRKKEEIHKMAEANKAFAHYRW; encoded by the coding sequence ATGAGAAGAAAAAAAGCACCCGTCCGAGAGGTTTTAGGCGATCCCGTTTACAATAGCAAGGTGATCACTAAGTTTATTAACAAGATGATGTATGATGGCAAACGGAGCGTAGCAGAAAAAATTATCTACGCAGCTCTCAATAAAGTCGAAGAGAAAAGCGGAGAAAAGGGCATTGAGGTTTTTGAAAAAGCCTTAGAAAATGTCAAACCCTTGTTAGAAGTGCGCTCTAGGCGTGTGGGCGGAGCGACCTACCAAGTGCCCGTAGAAGTGCGCCCAGCCCGCCAGCAATCTCTCTCTATCCGCTGGATTTTGGAAGCCACTCGCAAACGCAACGAACGCATGATGGTGGATAAATTAGCCAACGAATTATTAGATGCAGCTAGTGATAAGGGAGCGGCTTTTAGAAAAAAAGAAGAGATCCACAAAATGGCAGAGGCTAATAAAGCCTTTGCTCACTATCGTTGGTAG
- the rpsL gene encoding 30S ribosomal protein S12, with protein MPTINQLIRKERKKILKKTKSPALVECPQRRGVCTRVYTTTPKKPNSALRKVAKVRLTSKFEVISYIPGEGHNLQEHSIVLVRGGRVKDLPGVKYHIVRGALDTAGVNKRSVSRSKYGAKKAKAGAEKKK; from the coding sequence GTGCCCACTATCAACCAGTTGATTAGAAAAGAAAGGAAGAAAATTCTCAAGAAAACCAAGTCTCCAGCTTTGGTAGAGTGCCCCCAAAGAAGAGGAGTTTGCACGAGAGTTTACACCACCACTCCCAAAAAACCTAACTCAGCCCTTAGAAAAGTTGCTAAAGTGCGTCTCACCAGCAAATTTGAGGTCATTAGCTACATCCCCGGAGAGGGGCATAACTTACAAGAACACTCGATCGTGCTTGTGCGTGGAGGTAGGGTTAAAGACTTACCCGGGGTGAAATACCATATCGTGCGTGGCGCATTGGATACCGCTGGAGTGAATAAGCGCTCTGTTTCTCGTAGTAAGTACGGAGCTAAAAAGGCCAAAGCTGGGGCTGAGAAGAAAAAGTAA